AAGCGTCTACCACTCACCGCACTCTCTCCATCCAATCCTGCTGACCTTTCTTGCCAATAATCCTTTTTCATCTGAGCATCCTGATAGTCCTGAAACTGCTCGAAAGTCATCGTGGATTTGGGACGATAATTCAATGCCCCTACTTTCTCAGATATGGTATAGTTCATGTTGCTATCCATCTCCACTTCCACGTTCATGTTGGAGGGATTGTTGAGCAGTAGTGGGGAGTGACTTTGGCGATTCGAAAAAGGGTCGCCGTATCGGTCGGTAGCTTGATAAGTTGAGTGTTCACTAGGCTCATACTTTTCCTTTTTTTTGACGGTATCTGCAGCATTTGGAATTTGCTGAAAAGCAGATACGCTCTCACTCATCAGTACTGCATGAATGAAAATCAGGAAAATACGTATGTGGAATTTGACTCTTATCAAACTCTTAAAAATTGTTTAGGCCCTTTTCAACGCTAATTTAATTAAATCCTCAAGTCCCAGATCTTCATCGCTATCTTTCATGATTTTATCCAGCGTTTTCTCAGCGACTGATTTGGATATCCCTAGAGTAGTGAGGGCAGCCAATGCTTCTGACTTGACACTGTGCTCCTTTTTCAAGGTCAGCAGAGGGCCTCCCGCTTCCAATTCTTCTTTGGACATCTTGTCCTTCAATTCCAATATGATTCTTTGGGCAGTTTTCTGTCCTATCCCTTTCACACCACTGATGGTCTTGACATCACTATTGACAATCGCAGCATGCAACTCCTGCGACGACAATGAAGACAAAATCATCAGACCGGTAGATGGGCCTACTCCAGAAATAGAAATCAGTTGTTGGAATCGCTTCTTCTCGTCTTGGTCAAAAAAACCGTACAAGGTTTGTGCATCCTCTTTCACATGAAAATGTGTGAAAATGTGTGCTTGATCCAGGTTTTTCACCAGACTGTATGTATTCAAGGAGATATTGACATGATAGCCAATACCTCCGTTATCTATTATAATATATGTCGGATCTATCTCGACAAGTTTTCCTTCGATATACGATATCATTTTTTACTTCGCTCCTTGGATTCTATCGCATCCACAGCTGCGATAGTCGCCATATTGAATATCTCCCTCACAGACGATCCGCGCTGCAACACATGTACGGGCTTGTTCATCCCCATCAATACTGGGCCGATCGCTTCACTCGACCCTATTTCCATCAGCAGTTTGTAGGCGATATTTCCTGAAGAAAGATTAGGAAATATCAAAGTATTCGCTCCCTTTCCGTTGAGTTTGCTGAATGGATAGTCTTTAGCCATCAACTCAGGGTTCAAGGCGACATTGGCCTGAATCTCTCCATCGATAATCATTTCTGGCCATTTTTTCTTGGCCAATGCCACAGCTTCTGCACCCTTGGCAGGAGTATCTCCCTTGGCCGAACCAAAAGTAGAATAGGACAACATGGCCATTCGCGGTTCGAAATCAAAGAATTTCACTGCACGATTCGACAATTCTATGATATTGAGTAGTGCCTCTGTATCTGGATTCACATTGACCGTAGTGTCAGCGAGAAAGTACGTTCCCTTTTGGTTCCGGATGATGTACATCCCTGCGACACGCTTTACTCCTGGTTCTGTACCTATGATTTGCAATGCAGGACGTATGGTATTTGGGTAGTCGTTGGACAAACCAGAGATCATACCATCTGCATCTCCTCTCTCTACCATCATCGCTCCGAAATAGTTGCGATCGATCATCAATCGCTGTGCCTCACGGAGGGTCATCCCTTTGCGCTGTCTCTTCTCGAACAAGACGTCAGCGTACTCCATTCTCTTCTCTCGTTGCAAATAAGTGTCTACGATCTCACAGTCGAGTTCTAAGTCATTCTCTTTGATGACTTCTCGTATTTTTTCTGCATTGCCGAGTAGGATTGGAATTGCGACTCCCTCATCCATCACAATCTGTGCTGCCTTGAGGATGGACAATCTATCTCCTTCTGTAAACACCAAACGCTGAGGGTCTTTCTTGGCACGTGAAGCCAATCGGGAGATGATACGTTGTCCCATTCCCAGTCGCTCTTCAAGCTTCATTTTGTACTCATCCCAGTCACTGATCGTAGCACGGGCTACACCCGAATCAATGGCTGCTTTCGCTACAGCCGACGAGATACTGGAAATCAAACGTGGATCAAGCGGTTTTGGAATCA
The DNA window shown above is from Reichenbachiella sp. 5M10 and carries:
- the ruvA gene encoding Holliday junction branch migration protein RuvA → MISYIEGKLVEIDPTYIIIDNGGIGYHVNISLNTYSLVKNLDQAHIFTHFHVKEDAQTLYGFFDQDEKKRFQQLISISGVGPSTGLMILSSLSSQELHAAIVNSDVKTISGVKGIGQKTAQRIILELKDKMSKEELEAGGPLLTLKKEHSVKSEALAALTTLGISKSVAEKTLDKIMKDSDEDLGLEDLIKLALKRA
- a CDS encoding NADP-dependent malic enzyme — encoded protein: MSKIRKKDALDFHEFPTPGKIEVRPTKTLSTQHDLALAYSPGVAEPCLQIANNKEDVYKYTSKGNLVGVISNGTAVLGLGNIGPEASKPVMEGKGVLFKKFAGIDVFDIEVDEMDADEFIKIVKALEPTFGGINLEDIKAPESFKIETELREKMNIPVMHDDQHGTAIISSAALLNALIVVNKKIEEIKIVVNGAGGAAIACTDLYVKMGAKKENILMLDSKGVIKTSRENLDPMKAKYATETELTTLSEAVKGADMFLGLSMGDVMTAEDLLSMADNPIVFALANPDPEIPYALAMKTREDVVMATGRSDHPNQVNNVLGFPYIFRGALDVRATAINEEMKLAAVEALAELTKLPVPDAVAKAYGSEVIKFGREYLIPKPLDPRLISSISSAVAKAAIDSGVARATISDWDEYKMKLEERLGMGQRIISRLASRAKKDPQRLVFTEGDRLSILKAAQIVMDEGVAIPILLGNAEKIREVIKENDLELDCEIVDTYLQREKRMEYADVLFEKRQRKGMTLREAQRLMIDRNYFGAMMVERGDADGMISGLSNDYPNTIRPALQIIGTEPGVKRVAGMYIIRNQKGTYFLADTTVNVNPDTEALLNIIELSNRAVKFFDFEPRMAMLSYSTFGSAKGDTPAKGAEAVALAKKKWPEMIIDGEIQANVALNPELMAKDYPFSKLNGKGANTLIFPNLSSGNIAYKLLMEIGSSEAIGPVLMGMNKPVHVLQRGSSVREIFNMATIAAVDAIESKERSKK